One genomic window of Longimicrobium sp. includes the following:
- a CDS encoding tail fiber domain-containing protein encodes MTKLLRLSLAVAGLALLSDSARAQSATDSAFAVSKGDSSLFRVNRNGTAFFGGTYNSGSTNGAPVSGSGVRMFWYPGKGAIRAGGIDGTQWDDANIGLYSTAFGQNVRALGDNAMAVGLRAVAANTGTIAMGEDVTATGAYSVVFGYKASSSTSAGSPRLGTFVFGDRSTTTDTIHAEVTNSAMWRVANGFRIYTSSNRSTGVTFQSGSAVSNWSQSNAVISTSTGAYLHTNGTWTNASDVNRKHLFAAVSGEDVLGRLRAMPITSWSYRTENTDVRHIGPMAQDFRAAFGLGDDDKVISTVDADGVALAAAQALEARTATQQQRIDALEAQNAAQARELAEMRARMERLEALVTAGQGSARP; translated from the coding sequence ATGACCAAGCTCCTCCGACTTTCGCTCGCGGTCGCCGGCCTGGCGCTGCTCTCGGACTCCGCCCGCGCCCAGAGCGCCACCGACTCGGCGTTCGCGGTCAGCAAGGGCGACTCGAGCCTGTTCCGCGTGAACCGCAACGGCACCGCCTTCTTCGGCGGCACCTACAACTCGGGCAGCACCAACGGCGCCCCCGTGTCCGGCTCCGGCGTCCGGATGTTCTGGTACCCCGGCAAGGGCGCGATCCGCGCCGGCGGCATCGACGGCACCCAGTGGGACGACGCCAACATCGGGCTGTACTCCACGGCGTTCGGCCAGAACGTACGCGCCCTGGGCGACAACGCCATGGCCGTGGGGCTTCGTGCCGTGGCGGCCAACACCGGCACCATCGCCATGGGCGAGGACGTGACGGCGACGGGCGCGTATTCGGTGGTGTTCGGGTACAAGGCCAGCAGCAGCACCAGTGCCGGCTCTCCTCGCCTGGGCACCTTCGTCTTCGGCGACCGGTCCACGACCACCGACACCATTCACGCCGAAGTGACGAACTCGGCGATGTGGCGGGTGGCCAACGGGTTTCGTATCTACACGAGCAGCAACCGGAGCACAGGCGTCACCTTCCAGTCCGGCTCCGCGGTGAGCAACTGGAGCCAGAGCAACGCGGTGATCAGCACCAGCACCGGCGCCTACCTGCACACCAACGGCACCTGGACCAACGCCTCGGACGTGAACCGCAAGCACCTGTTCGCGGCCGTGTCGGGGGAGGACGTGCTCGGCCGGCTGCGCGCCATGCCCATCACGAGCTGGAGCTACCGGACCGAGAACACGGATGTCCGGCACATCGGTCCCATGGCGCAGGACTTCCGCGCCGCGTTCGGGCTGGGTGACGACGACAAGGTGATCAGCACGGTGGATGCTGACGGCGTGGCGCTGGCCGCCGCGCAGGCGCTGGAGGCGCGCACCGCCACGCAGCAGCAGCGGATCGACGCGCTGGAGGCGCAGAACGCGGCCCAGGCGCGGGAACTGGCGGAGATGCGTGCCCGGATGGAACGGCTGGAGGCGCTGGTGACGGCGGGGCAGGGCAGCGCCAGGCCGTAG
- a CDS encoding GGDEF domain-containing protein: MKTPVTPTDFESLDPGGGGIPSWYRDRIIYALAIAGAVFLLPFGLNNVVRGRMGLGIANLVIVGMLALNALALKRGRPPPIPVALVFVPVAAGLPLGIRALGFMAVLWCYPATMLFFCMLPRRLANVLSAGILLSVAPMVYLDTGMGAAVRFGVTLALLVVFTNLFLGVIDSLREQLVQQAVRDPLTGAFNRRRMDRVLRAAAARGDTASLLVMDIDHFKQVNDRFGHAGGDEVLVAVAAVLAREAGGDLFRFGGEEFAVLLPGATAEDALREAERLRRAVAEGDAERAGRVTVSIGVAALRRGDTCDTWLNRADAALYEAKRLGRDRVARAEDALQPA, from the coding sequence GTGAAAACACCGGTCACCCCGACAGACTTCGAGTCGCTGGACCCCGGCGGGGGTGGAATTCCGTCGTGGTACCGCGACCGTATCATCTACGCGCTCGCCATCGCGGGGGCGGTGTTCCTGCTGCCCTTCGGGCTCAACAACGTCGTTCGCGGGCGGATGGGTCTCGGCATCGCCAACCTGGTGATCGTGGGCATGCTGGCCCTGAACGCGCTGGCGCTCAAGCGCGGGCGCCCGCCCCCAATCCCGGTCGCACTGGTCTTCGTTCCGGTGGCGGCGGGCCTGCCGCTGGGCATTCGGGCGCTGGGGTTCATGGCCGTGCTGTGGTGCTACCCGGCCACGATGCTCTTCTTCTGCATGCTCCCGCGCCGGCTGGCCAACGTCCTGTCCGCCGGGATCCTGCTGTCGGTGGCGCCCATGGTGTACCTGGACACGGGGATGGGTGCCGCCGTTCGGTTCGGCGTCACGCTCGCGTTGCTGGTGGTGTTCACCAACCTGTTCCTGGGGGTGATCGATTCCCTTCGCGAGCAGCTGGTGCAGCAGGCCGTCCGCGACCCGCTGACGGGCGCCTTCAACCGCAGGCGCATGGACCGCGTGCTGCGGGCGGCAGCGGCGCGGGGAGACACCGCGTCGCTGCTGGTAATGGACATCGACCACTTCAAGCAGGTGAACGACCGGTTCGGCCACGCGGGTGGGGACGAGGTGCTGGTGGCCGTGGCAGCGGTCCTCGCCCGCGAGGCAGGTGGCGACCTGTTCCGCTTCGGCGGCGAGGAGTTCGCGGTGCTCCTGCCCGGCGCCACCGCGGAGGACGCCCTGCGTGAGGCGGAACGTCTGCGCCGCGCCGTCGCTGAGGGAGATGCTGAAAGGGCAGGGCGGGTGACGGTGAGCATCGGGGTGGCGGCACTGCGCCGGGGCGACACCTGCGACACGTGGCTGAACCGCGCCGACGCCGCGCTGTACGAGGCCAAGAGGCTGGGGCGCGACCGCGTGGCTCGCGCTGAGGACGCGCTCCAACCCGCCTGA